A window of the Cannabis sativa cultivar Pink pepper isolate KNU-18-1 chromosome X, ASM2916894v1, whole genome shotgun sequence genome harbors these coding sequences:
- the LOC133032012 gene encoding uncharacterized protein LOC133032012, which translates to MVCWSIWHARNEVQWNHKSRSALEVVKSAKHVLGQWKITKFESPNALFAMGDISKSNCWRKPDEYTVKVNVDGATFEAHQKFGFGCVAQDHHGKLIEAISESRWGCVSAEIAEVIGIKEALSWIKRKGWDRVVVESDALVVVQAINSSVHMPSQFGLLVEDCRTIVASLNNVLISYVNRSANRAAHCVARGSYLLSGCIFNELNAPLSLCDIVKADAC; encoded by the coding sequence ATGGTGTGTTGGAGTATTTGGCATGCTCGCAACGAAGTGCAATGGAACCATAAGTCTCGGTCTGCTTTGGAAGTAGTGAAGTCGGCAAAACATGTCCTTGGCCAATGGAAAATTACTAAATTTGAATCACCTAATGCTTTATTTGCTATGGGGGATATCTCAAAAAGTAATTGTTGGCGTAAACCTGATGAGTATACGGTCAAGGTGAATGTCGATGGTGCGACTTTTGAAGCTCACCAAAAGTTTGGTTTTGGTTGTGTTGCTCAAGATCACCATGGTAAACTTATTGAAGCTATTTCTGAGAGTCGTTGGGGTTGTGTTTCTGCAGAAATAGCTGAGGTCATTGGCATCAAGGAGGCGCTTAGTTGGATAAAGCGTAAGGGCTGGGATAGGGTGGTTGTTGAGTCTGACGCTTTAGTTGTTGTTCAAGCAATTAATAGCTCAGTGCATATGCCATCCCAGTTTGGTTTGTTGGTTGAGGACTGTCGTACTATTGTTGCTAGTTTGAATAATGTCCTTATTTCTTATGTTAATCGATCTGCAAATAGGGCTGCCCATTGTGTTGCTAGGGGGTCTTATTTATTGTCAGGTTGTATTTTTAATGAGCTAAATGCTCCGCTTTCTTTGTGTGACATTGTTAAGGCTGATGCCTGTTAA
- the LOC115704217 gene encoding protein TUNICAMYCIN INDUCED 1, translating to MAPRSFNLRTAFFLLVVSLSPLSSSALVSSSDFSTPYPKAISDLRDATVKWLGLQAEDLKISGFDLRDARVGHSVAYEFDVEVDNKVLPFKLLEDIDKWDYVDLPIFRVENGLVEKSKLESGLPPVLAPFQLAGPMELWIQDAKDMRISLPHDVDAGVLKKIILADGAVVTIKGARSVSLRHPLDLPLPFNRTGNGFASGLLTLAEWLRHASRTQGSPLLSLRIVGPTSITSPSSSSSSSSNRLKLKRLAPGLVELSSPSKTKAIETLSSVDLSNEVTSLLSPSQFTTLWPLVSINGSNSKVVGFETLLASVLGPNANNKGSFKLLKADVSSQTYLKIGFAAEKKLKEGDDAYWEGLPEWRTKPETVKMHFEVLAKVDGDKVVPERIVPIKPVVVEDTVALNVLTGNVTMSRTPIIYPPPDPFTL from the exons ATGGCGCCCAGGTCGTTTAACCTACGCACAGCGTTCTTTCTTCTCGTCGTTTCGCTATCTCCTTTATCTTCTTCGGCTCTGGTTTCGTCTTCCGATTTCTCAACCCCATACCCAAAAGCTATTTCT gatttGAGAGATGCTACGGTGAAATGGTTGGGGCTTCAGGCTGAGGACTTGAAGATATCTGGTTTTGATTTGAGAGATGCGCGGGTAGGACATTCGGTTGCGTACGAGTTCGATGTTGAGGTTGATAACAAGGTCCTTCCTTTCAAGCTTTTGGAGGATATTGACAAATGGGACTACGTTGATTTGCCCATTTTTAGGGTTGAGAATGGGCTAGTTGAGAAGAGTAAATTGGAAAGTGGGTTACCTCCTGTTTTGGCCCCGTTTCAGCTCGCTGGCCCAATGGAGCTTTGGATTCAAGACGCCAAGGATATGAGGATCTCCCTCCCT CATGATGTGGATGCTGGTGTTTtgaagaaaattatattagcagaTGGTGCCGTGGTTACGATCAAGGGTGCCAGATCGGTTAGTTTGCGCCACCCACTTGATCTGCCTCTTCCTTTCAATCGAACTGGCAATGGCTTTGCCTCTGGTCTACTTACCCTGGCTGAATGGCTACGCCATGCTTCCCGCACTCAAGGCTCTCCACTGCTCTCACTTCGCATTGTTGGCCCCACTTCTATCACATCCCCATCGTCATCATCATCCTCTTCCAGTAACAGGCTTAAGCTTAAGCGACTTGCGCCAGGTCTTGTGGAGCTGTCCTCGCCCTCTAAAACTAAAGCTATTGAGACCCTTTCATCTGTTGATCTCTCAAATGAGGTCACTTCCCTCTTAAGTCCTAGCCAGTTCACCACCTTGTGGCCTCTTGTTTCCatcaatgggtccaactcaaaAGTAGTTGGTTTTGAGACGCTACTCGCTTCTGTTCTGGGTCctaatgctaacaacaaaggcTCCTTTAAGTTGCTGAAGGCTGATGTTTCATCTCAAACCTATTTGAAGATTGGCTTTGCGGCAGAGAAGAAGTTGAAAGAAGGAGATGATGCTTACTGGGAAGGTTTACCTGAATGGAGAACAAAGCCTGAGACAGTAAAGATGCATTTTGAGGTACTTGCTAAGGTAGATGGTGACAAGGTTGTGCCTGAGAGAATAGTACCTATTAAACCAGTTGTTGTGGAAGACACTGTGGCACTTAATGTACTTACTGGGAACGTGACAATGTCAAGGACTCCTATTATTTACCCTCCTCCTGACCCCTTCACACTGTAA
- the LOC133031648 gene encoding malate dehydrogenase, glyoxysomal, whose translation MEQKTNQRIAKISGHLYPSNSQIMEDSSEVMMRANCRAKGGAPGFKVAILGAAGGIGQPLAMLMKMNPLVSVLHLYDVVNSPGVTADISHMDTGAVVRGFLGQPQLESALTGMDLVIIPAGVPRKPGMTRDDLFKINAGIVKTLCEGIAKSCPRAIVNLISNPVNSTVPIAAEVFKKAGIYDPKRLLGVTMLDVVRANTFVAEVLGLDPREVDVPVVGGHAGVTILPLLSQVKPPSSFTQQEIEYLTDRIQNGGTEVVEAKAGTGSATLSMAYAAVKFADACLRGLRGDANVVECSFVSSQVTELPFFATKVRLGRSGAEEVFQLGPLNEYERIGLEKAKKELAESIQKGVSFIKK comes from the exons ATGGAACAGAAGACTAACCAACGCATTGCAAAGATCTCAGGTCATCTTTACCCTTCAAATTCCCAG ATTATGGAAGATAGTTCTGAGGTGATGATGAGAGCTAACTGCCGAGCCAAAGGTGGAGCTCCGGGCTTCAAAGTGGCTATATTGGGTGCTGCTGGAGGCATAGGCCAACCTCTGGCAATGCTAATGAAAATGAATCCACTTGTTTCAGTTCTTCATCTCTATGATGTTGTTAACTCCCCTGGTGTCACAGCTGATATCAGTCACATGGACACTGGTGCTGTG GTGAGGGGTTTTCTGGGGCAACCACAGCTTGAGAGTGCTCTTACAGGAATGGACCTTGTAATCATTCCTGCTGGTGTGCCAAGAAAGCCAGGAATGACTAGGGATGATCTTTTTAAGATCAATGCTGGAATTGTTAAGACACTTTGTGAAGGAATTGCCAAGAGCTGCCCCAGAGCAATTGTTAACTTGATCAGTAACCCTGTTAATTCAACGGTTCCAATTGCGGCAGAGGTTTTCAAAAAGGCTGGAATATATGATCCGAAGAGACTTCTCGGGGTCACAATGCTTGATGTTGTCAGAGCAAACACTTTTGTT GCAGAAGTTCTGGGACTTGATCCTAGGGAAGTTGATGTGCCTGTCGTTGGAGGTCATGCAGGAGTGACAATCTTGCCACTTCTGTCACAG GTGAAGCCTCCCTCTTCCTTCACCCAACAAGAAATAGAATACCTGACCGATCGCATTCAAAATGGTGGAACAGAAGTTGTCGAG GCAAAAGCTGGGACTGGCTCCGCAACTTTGTCAATG GCATATGCAGCTGTTAAATTTGCTGATGCATGTCTTAGAGGACTGAGAGGAGATGCTAATGTTGTGGAATGCTCTTTTGTATCTTCTCAG GTGACAGAACTTCCTTTCTTCGCAACCAAGGTTCGGCTAGGCCGTAGTGGAGCTGAAGAAGTTTTCCAACTTGGGCCACTAAATGAGTACGAGAG GATTGGATTGGAGAAAGCAAAAAAGGAGTTGGCAGAAAGCATTCAGAAGGGGGTATCATTCATCAAGAAATAA